From one Acidobacteriota bacterium genomic stretch:
- a CDS encoding isoprenyl transferase, producing MIDKDSIAAAGSPDRALLDGLDLARLPRHVAVIMDGNGRWARQRRLPRVEGHRAGIASVRATVETAARLELTALTLYAFSTENWKRPHLEVATLMALLKEYLRRELRTLLDNDIKFRVVGRMDGLDSSVQRELQSALDATAHCKGMVFNIALNYSGRTELADAMRSLAAEVKAGRLQPEEIDEAAIEARLYTAGLPDPDLLIRTSGEMRISNYLLWQIAYAEIYVTPVLWPDFRARHFLEALAEFQKRERRYGGVLDDEQPLREDGPRPAAATR from the coding sequence ATGATCGACAAGGATTCCATCGCCGCCGCCGGTTCCCCCGACCGAGCCCTGCTCGACGGGCTCGACCTCGCGCGGCTGCCCCGGCACGTGGCCGTCATCATGGACGGCAACGGGCGCTGGGCGCGCCAGCGCCGGCTGCCGCGCGTGGAGGGCCACCGCGCGGGGATCGCCTCCGTCCGGGCCACCGTAGAGACGGCCGCGCGCCTGGAGCTGACCGCGCTGACGCTCTACGCGTTCTCCACGGAGAACTGGAAGCGGCCGCACCTCGAGGTCGCGACGCTCATGGCGCTCCTCAAGGAGTACCTCCGGCGCGAGCTGAGGACGCTGCTCGACAACGACATCAAGTTCCGCGTCGTGGGCCGCATGGACGGACTCGACTCCTCCGTCCAGCGCGAGCTGCAGAGCGCGCTCGACGCGACGGCGCACTGCAAGGGCATGGTCTTCAACATCGCCCTCAACTACTCCGGGCGCACCGAGCTCGCCGACGCCATGCGGTCGCTCGCCGCCGAGGTGAAGGCCGGGCGCCTGCAGCCCGAGGAGATCGACGAGGCCGCGATCGAGGCGCGCCTCTACACGGCCGGCCTGCCCGACCCGGACCTCCTGATCCGGACGAGCGGCGAGATGCGGATCTCGAACTACCTCCTCTGGCAGATCGCGTACGCGGAGATCTACGTGACGCCGGTCCTGTGGCCCGACTTTCGGGCCCGCCACTTCCTCGAGGCTCTCGCCGAATTCCAGAAGCGCGAGCGGCGCTACGGCGGCGTCCTGGACGACGAGCAGCCCCTGCGCGAGGACGGCCCGCGCCCGGCGGCGGCCACGCGGTGA
- a CDS encoding phosphatidate cytidylyltransferase: MSPKKTWEGLWGQLAGGTLFGAAAAFLIAPGARGTAFVALAGAAFGLVVSATAVVGDLVESTFKRSVAVKDSGGLLPGHGGLLDRLDSLLYASPVLLMALTLLPGGPR, encoded by the coding sequence GTGAGCCCGAAGAAGACGTGGGAAGGCCTCTGGGGCCAGCTCGCGGGCGGAACGCTCTTCGGGGCGGCCGCGGCGTTCCTGATCGCCCCGGGCGCGCGGGGCACCGCCTTCGTCGCCCTCGCGGGCGCCGCCTTCGGCCTCGTCGTGTCGGCCACGGCCGTCGTCGGCGATCTCGTCGAGTCGACGTTCAAGCGCAGCGTCGCCGTGAAGGACTCCGGCGGCCTCCTGCCCGGCCACGGCGGCCTCCTCGACCGGCTGGACTCCTTGCTCTACGCTTCGCCCGTGCTGCTCATGGCCCTGACTCTCCTGCCCGGAGGCCCGCGTTGA
- a CDS encoding 1-deoxy-D-xylulose-5-phosphate reductoisomerase: protein MTAKKRIALLGATGSIGDSALSVVAHFPERFEIVTMSAGSNLEKFLPAIAAAKPKVVSVKTKEDAARVRQEFPGVAVGFGEQGLVDVATHPDADVVLGGIVGSAGLVPAYEAVKLGKTLALANKETLVVAGEPLMRAARAAGAAVLPVDSEHCALHQALRAGAASEVRRLVLTASGGPFRTRPFETFSAITIEDALRHPTWKMGPKITIDSATMMNKGLEVIEARWLFDVEVERIGVVIHPQSIVHSMVEYVDGSVLAQMSPNDMRFPILYALCYPERIETPLPRLDLAALGTLTFEALDEARYPAVPLACAALKTGGSAPAVLNAANEVAVEAFLKGRIPYLGIVETVARVLARHKVLPISSVAAALEADAWARREAETLLPALERPAATNRAVPA from the coding sequence TTGACCGCGAAGAAGCGAATCGCGCTCCTCGGCGCCACGGGCTCCATCGGCGACTCGGCGCTCTCGGTCGTCGCCCACTTCCCCGAGCGCTTCGAGATCGTGACGATGTCGGCGGGCTCGAACCTCGAGAAGTTTCTCCCCGCGATCGCGGCCGCGAAGCCGAAGGTCGTCTCCGTGAAGACGAAGGAGGACGCGGCCCGCGTGCGGCAGGAGTTTCCCGGCGTCGCCGTCGGTTTCGGCGAGCAGGGCCTCGTGGACGTCGCGACGCATCCCGACGCCGACGTCGTGCTCGGGGGAATCGTCGGCTCGGCGGGTCTCGTCCCCGCGTACGAGGCCGTCAAGCTCGGCAAGACGCTCGCGCTCGCGAACAAGGAGACGCTTGTCGTCGCGGGCGAGCCGCTCATGCGCGCGGCGCGCGCGGCCGGCGCCGCCGTCCTCCCCGTGGACTCGGAGCACTGCGCGCTCCACCAGGCCCTCCGCGCCGGCGCCGCCTCCGAGGTGAGGCGCCTCGTCCTCACCGCATCCGGAGGCCCCTTCCGGACGCGGCCCTTCGAGACGTTCTCCGCGATCACGATCGAGGACGCGCTCCGCCATCCGACGTGGAAGATGGGCCCGAAGATCACGATCGACTCGGCGACGATGATGAACAAGGGCCTCGAGGTCATCGAGGCCCGCTGGCTGTTCGACGTCGAGGTCGAGCGCATCGGCGTCGTGATCCACCCGCAGTCGATCGTCCATTCGATGGTCGAGTACGTGGACGGGTCGGTTCTCGCGCAGATGTCTCCGAACGACATGCGCTTCCCGATCCTCTATGCGCTCTGCTACCCCGAGCGCATCGAAACCCCTCTCCCGCGCCTCGACCTCGCGGCCCTCGGGACGCTCACGTTCGAGGCGCTGGACGAGGCGCGCTACCCGGCCGTCCCGCTCGCCTGCGCCGCGCTCAAGACGGGCGGCTCGGCCCCCGCCGTGCTGAACGCGGCGAACGAGGTGGCCGTGGAGGCGTTCCTCAAGGGGCGCATCCCGTACCTCGGGATCGTCGAGACGGTCGCGCGGGTCCTCGCGCGGCACAAGGTCCTTCCGATTTCCTCCGTCGCGGCGGCCCTCGAGGCCGACGCATGGGCCCGGCGCGAAGCCGAGACCCTCCTCCCGGCGCTCGAGCGGCCGGCGGCAACCAACCGCGCCGTTCCGGCGTAA